CCAGGCATCGCGGTAGTGATTGGTGTGAATTTCCGTGTGGGAGCCCTGGTAGGGGCTGTTCTGGTTGTCGCGGGTATCGCGCTCGGCCGACAGACCCAGGGCATTGCCCTCAAAGCCGGTGAGCCCCAGCTGCTGCAAAATCAGTTTGGAGAAGGGGTCATCCCCTTCAATGGTGTATTCCGTGCGTATCAGCTGACCGCCCAAAAACCAATTGCCTTGCACGCGGTGCAAATAGCGGAACAACGTCAGCGTCAGGTCGTCGGTGGTATTGATATTGAGCCCGGTACCGAGAAAATCTTCGTATTCGTTCAGAATTTTACCGCGGGCATGACCGGCCAATATCCGCTGCCGGTCCTGATCAAAGAACACGCGCCCAAACATCCCGGCCACAGTGGAGTCGGTATCGCTGGTACTGGCCGCAATGGCCACCATTGACGAAGGCGATTGCTCATCAAATTTGTGCAGATAACCCGCCAGGAAACCCAGTGTATTTCCCAGTTTGGGGTTACTGGAAACGGTGGGAGCCAGAAGCCAGGGAGATTCTTTTTCAGTGCCCGCATCCGCTTCGACTTTGTCGTTATTTGCCTGACTCCATGCCAGATGGCTGAATAGCGCCAGCGCCATCACGATCAGCTTTCTCACGTCTGCATTCCCTGTTCTTTTGATACCGCCAGACTATCACAGAAAAACCACGCGGATCATTCAGCGGGGCGATCGGCAGATCACCAGCCCCACTCCGGCCAGCACAGCGATACTGGCAAGCACCAAAGACAGCGAAAGCGGTTCCGACAAAACCACAACACCCATGAGCGCGGCAAGCACGGGCACGCTCAATTGTACCGACGCGGCTGTCATCGCCTTAAGGTGCGGAAGCAGCGCGTACCAGAGTGCGTACCCCATACCCGATGCCAAGGCACCGGAGGCAATCGCTAACGCAACGCCCTTGGCATTGACGTAAAAAAGATCATTAAAAGCCCATAGCAAGGGCGCCGCAAAGACCAGCGATTTCACAAAATTGCCGGCAGTAAAAAACAAGGCGCCGCGACTTTGTTTACCCAATAGTGAGTAGACGGCCCAGGCTACGCCCGCAGCGGCCATCAACAACGCCGACCACAGGTCAGGGCGCGTCGCGTTTGGCACAAGCAGATACGCAAGCCCGGCCAGAGCGCAAACTAAACCGGCCCACTGCAGCGCGCTGAAACGCTCGCCCTGCCACAGGCCGAATGCAATCATGCACAACTGCACCGCTGCAAACAGGATGAGCGCACCGGTGGCGGTATTGAGTTCCACGTAAGCAAAGGAAAAGCCCGCGGCGTAGATAAACAATGCAAAGGCGCCGCGCCAGCTGCCTTGAACAAACACAGGCGCCCTGGGTTTAGCGGACACTGAAACCAATAGCGCCAGCATCACCGCGCCCGCGATCAGGCGCAGCGCGGTAAAACTGGCGGGATCAATGTGCCCCTGCGCTAACGCCATACGGCACAACAACGAATTGGCCGCAAAGGCCAGCATGGCAATGGCGGTCAGCAGCCAGACGCGGGTGGCAGGCATCAATAGATCAGGCTTTTATCGCGCACGAACAAAATGTCCATGACGATTTCCGGGTTCCAGGCTTTCATGATTTTCATACTGTGTCTGCGCACTTTATCCATTTCCGATATGGAGACCTGATCAAAGGCGTCTGTTACAAGTACGTGCACCAGCAAGTAAGTATTGCGCCCCCGCTTGTTGACCCGGTATTCAATCAGCTCGTGGGGAATGTGCGAAAGCGTGGGTATCAGGCGTTCGCCGATTTCATCCACCACCGTTTCGGGCGGTGCCATAACGATGATTTCGCGCAGGCTGTTAAGAAACACCTTGCCGGGGATGGGCAGCGCCAGCGCGATGATCAGAATCAACAACAAAGGGTCCACTAACGGCGCCCAATGGGCATAGGCCGATACCGATAAGGCGTAGGCGATAATAAAGCCCAACAACACCGAGCCGGATAACATGCCGTCTACAAACCAGGCTTTGGATTCCACGTTCACCAGGTCCGAGCGCGCATCGCGCCCGAACCGGCGCAGCAACAAGGCAACAATAAAGCAGCCACCGGTTGCCAACACGCCATACACCACTGCCCAGCCGTAAACGGTTTCATTGCCACCATCCAACAAACGCCGCAAGGCTTCGGTGGCAGCATAAATACACACCACGATGGTGATCAGTGATTTGAACAGGTTGAGCGTGGGTTCGAGCGTGGTGTAACCAAAATGGAATTGCTCGTCATCTGGCCGCTCCGCCAGCTTGGCCACTTTGATGGTCAGCAGGCCGGTGGCAAAAGACACCAGCGAATAGATGCCATCAAACAGGATCGCATCGGAATTGGTATATACGGCAAAGCCCAGCGCCAGCGCCACAAAAAACACCACCCCGCCCAGCGACAGGCGCAGGGCGATTTGTTCCTTGCGGACGCGTTTCTTTTTGTCGGTCGAAGTTGGCATAGTCAGTCCAGTATAGTGATTGCGCTGCTATAAATATGCACCCCAACAGGGTAGAGTCACCGGATCAAAGGTACTGCGTCACGGCAATGCTGTCACCTTGCCGCAGACGGTTTTCAACCCGGTCATTTGCCACGAGGTAGTCATGGCCCACCAACTCAAATTCCCGCCCGAACCCTTTGGCACCCTGCTTGGTTATGCACCGGGCAAGGTGGCGATTTACTCCAGCCACTACCCCAGCGCCAACAAGGCCGAATACCCGGACCGTCAGAGTTACCGTAGCACACTCGACGGCCACCCCATGGGCTATAAGTGGCAATGCGTGGAATTTGCCCGGCGCTGGCTGTACCAGAATTATGGCTATGTGTTTGACGACGTGCCCATGGCCTACGATATTTTTCAACTGCACCATGTCACCCGCCTGGCAGACGATACGCTCCTGCCCCTGCGCGCCTTTGCCAATGGCAGCCTGCGCGCGCCGGAAGTGGGCTGCCTGCTGATCTGGGCCGAGGGCGGCGAATTTGAAGTCACGGGCCACGTGGCCATCATCACCGATATCGGCCCGGATTTTGTGCGCATTGCCGAGCAGAATGTGGAGCATGCCAAGCTGCCCGAAGGCCAGCATTGGAACCGGCAGCTGCGCCTGGAGCGCAAGCCCAACGGCCGGTTCCAGATACACGAACAGTTCAGTAATACCCGGATACTGGGCTGGATGATCCAGACCCAGGACGATACCCACGCCCAGCCGCCCACCAAACGCGATTATTCGCTGTTCCGCCTAAACAGCCGGGTAACCAATCAACTGGGCCAGCACACGCGCCCGTGGCTCGATGAAGCCAATAAAATTGATGCGGCCTTTATCAAAGCCATGGGCGGGCATCGCTTATGTGAGTCGGATTCAGACGCAGAGCATTATCGCTACTTCCGCATGTCGGAAACCGCTGAAGCCGAATTGGTGCGCGCCACCAACGAATTGCACTTAATGTTCATGCACGCCACCCAGGCGGTACTGAATGACGACAAGCTGCTGGCGCGGTTCAATATTCCCAAAGCGCTCTGGCCCCGGCTCAGAAAATCCTGGGAAAACCGGCGCGGCCAAACCGTTACCGGCCGGTTCGACTTCTGCATGTCGGACAAAGGCCTGAAGGTGTACGAGTACAATGCCGATTCCGCCAGCTGCCACACCGAAGCCGGTCGCATACAGGGGCAGTGGGCCAAAGCCTTTGGCGTGCAGGAAGGCACCGACCCGGGCGCAGCGCTGGCCGAGCGGATTACCCACGCCTGGAAAAACAGCGGCGCCCACGGCCTGCTGCACATCATGCAGGACAACGACGCGGAAGAAAGTTATCACGCCCAATTCATCAAGGCCGCTGCTGAAGCCGCCGGTTTGCAATGCAAAGTGATTAAAGGGGTCAGCAGTCTGCGTTGGAACAGCGAGGGCCGCATCACCGATGCCGAAGGTCAGGTGATTGAGTTTGTCTGGAAAACCTGGGCCTGGGAAACCGCGCTGGATCAGATCCGCGCCGAATGTGAAGACGACGACGCCCACCCCAATTTACGCCACGCAAAAGACGAGCACAGTCATCCCCGCCTGGTGGATGTGTTACTCACACCCGAAGTGATTGTGTTTGAACCCTTCTGGACATTGATCCCCAGCAACAAAGCGATCCTGCCGATTTTGTGGCAGATTTTCCCCAATCACCCCTATTTGCTCAACGCCCAGTTCCAGCTGACCAAAGATCTGAGTAAACAAGGCTATGTGTCCAAACCCATTGCCGGGCGCTGCGGTTACAACATCAGTCTGGTGGATAAAAATGACCAGGTGTTGAACGAAACCGATGGTCGCTTTGACGAGCAGGACCAGATTTATCAGGCACTCTGGAAACTGCCCGAGATTGATGGCTACCGGGTGCAGTTGTGTACCTTCACCGCGCGCGGAAAATACGCCGGCAGTTGTGTGCGGGTGGATAAATCACTGATCATTACCACCGGCTCGGATTTATTACCCTTGCGCACAGTAGAGGACGAAAAACTCTGATGACACTCACCAAGCCCCAGGATTTATCCACAGAAGCGATTGCCACCTTAATCGGAAAAAACGCCCGCGTTTACACCACCGGCGATATGCTGACGCAGGATTTTGTGCCCAACAGGGTGAATATTGAATTGTCGGACACACGCGAGATTGTACGCGTTTGGTTGGGGTGAAAGGATCACGATTGATAACACTGGGATTTTCGCGCAAAGGATTGCGCTCCCACAAAAGAAAAAGCCCGCACTGAGTGCGGGCTTAATTGTGTTAACCGGTATTGCGCATCCCCGCCGCAATACCCGCCATGGCCACCATCAGTGCGCGATTGCAATCACTGACCTGATCCACATCCTGCTTGGCGCGCACGCGCGCGAGCAATTCGATTTGCAACAGGTGCAGTGGCACCAGATAAATTTCCCGCACGTCGAGTGATTGCGCACCCCAGGCATCATTTTCCAGCAGCGCCTGCTGACCGAGGAAATTCAGCAAGGTGGCGGTATCTTCACTCAATTGATTGCGCAGGGCCTGCCCCAGGCCTTTGAGCGAGTCGTCTACCAGGCGCGCGTCGTAGAGTGAGGCTATGTGGCTGTCGGATTTGGAGTACACCATTTCCATCATCGCCAAACGCGAGCGCATGAACGGCCAATTGGCCTGCATGTCTTTCAACAAATCCGCGCTGCCATTGTCCACCGCTTGTTTCAGCGCGGTGCCAAAACCCAGCCAGCTCGGCAACACCAGGCGGTTTTGCGACCAGGCAAAAATCCACGGAATCGCGCGCAGGGATTCAATGCCGCCTTCAGCTTTGCGCTTGGCCGGCCGGCTACCCAGCGGCAGCTGACCCAGTTCCTGCTCCGGCGTGGCCTGACGGAAATAGCGGACAAAATCCGGCTCTTCGCGGATGTAATAGCGATAAGTTTTGCAGGCGGTGTCGGCCATGGAATCGAGCAACGCACGCCACTCGGCCTTGGGCTCGGGTGGCGGCGCCAGCAGCGCTTCCAGAATCGCACTGGCATACAGCGACAGGCTGCGCACCGCGAGTTTTGGCAAGCCGAATTTGTAGCGAATGGTTTCGCCCTGCTCGGTCACCCGCAGGCCGCCGTTCACCGAACCCGGTGGTTGGCTCAGGATGGCCGCATGGGCTGGGCCGCCGCCACGGCCGATGGTGCCGCCACGGCCGTGGAACAGTGTTAAGTCCATGCCTTCGGCGGTATGCAATTTGATCAAGGCGTCCTGCGCGCGGTACTGGGCCCAGGACGCGGCCAGCACACCGGCATCCTTGGCGGAGTCGGAGTAACCAATCATCACATACTGGCGACCCTTTGCGCGCGCCTTGTAACCGGGCATGGCCATCAGGTCGCGCATCACGCCTTCGGCGTTATCCAGGTCGTCCAGGGTTTCAAACAGGGGCGCCACCGGCAGCGGTTTTTTCACGCCACAGGCTTTTTGCAGCAATTCCACCAGCAACACATCGCTCGGCTGACTGGCCATGGAAATGATGTAGATGGCCATCATTTCCGCCGGCGTTTCGGCAATCACCTGCACCGTGTCGAGCACTTCCTGCACCTCGGCCGAGGGCGCAAAGTGAATTGGCAGCAGTGGCCGCGGGTTATCCAGTTCGGCACGCAAAAATGCCTGCCGCTCTGTTTCACTCCAGCTCAGGTAATCGCCCACGCCGAGCGCACGGGTGATTTCTGCCATCACATCATTGTGGCGCTCGGAGTGCTGGCGGATGTCGAGCCGGATCAGGCCCACACCAAAGCACTGGATGCGGCGGATGGTATCGAGCAAATAACCGCGCGCAATGCGGGTCAGGCCGCAACGCATCAGGCTGTCGTAACACTGGTACAAGGGCGTCAGCAATTGCTCCACACTTTCCAATACCGGCTGGTTATCACTGCGGCTGCCGGTGCGATAGAGTTCGTCCATCTGCTCGCGCGTGTGCGCCAGTAATTTTCGCACCGGGCGGATCAGTTCGCGGTAGGGTTGTTCGGAATCCTTGTGCTGTTCCGGCAACAGCGCCCAGAGGTCATCGCTGGCATCCATCATGGACAATTCCATCGACAACTGCTCCAGATCGCGCGCATACAGCTCGGCCGCTTTGGCGCGGCTCATGGCGATCACCTGACGGGTGAGCTTGGCGGTAACGAAGGGGTTGCCATCGCGATCGCCGCCCATCCAGGACGACATGCGCAGGGGCGTAATCTGCGGCGCCAGTGGCTTGCCGGTAATCTGTTCGGACTGGGCGTCGAGCTCACGCAAAAAGCGCGGCACAGCTTCCCACAGGGAATCTTCAATCACTGCCAGACCCCAGGACGCTTCATCCACGGGGGTGGGCCGGATGCGGCGGATGGAGTTGGTCATCCAATCCTGGCTGATCAGCTCCTGAATGCGGGTCATGTCCACATCGTCGCCGCGGCGCAACTGATCGAAAATCTGCCGGTACTTGTGAATCAGCGTGCGACGGGTCACCTCGGTGGGGTGCGCGGTCAACACCAGATCCATGTGCAGTTTTTCCGCCGCGCGGGTAAAGGCTTCCGCACTCCAGCGTTGGTTTTCAAACTGGCTGCGCAAGCTGGCGAAGGGATCGGGACGGTCGATCAGGGTTTTGGCTTCATCACTGACGGTGTAAATCTGTTCGGCAATATTGGCCAGGTTCAGAAACTGGCTGAAGGCGCGGGCGATGGTGAGCAGGGTTTTGTCGTCTGCGGCACTGATCTTGCCCGTCAGATCCGCCAACGCGGCCTGGTCGCCGGCATCGATGGCCTTGCTCTGTAACCGGATAGTTTCGATGAGATCCAGGCAATCCTGGCCCTCGTGATCGGCAATGGTCTGGCCCAGCAGGCTGCCCAAGGCCTTCACCTGATTGCGCAATGCGCTCATGGTAACTCCTGTGACGGTGTAGTGACTTGTCTATAACTGCCCGGCATTCACTGTTCAATGCGGCAGTGCATCAGTGCTCTGTCTGGTCGCGTTCAGCGTGATTACAGTGCTGAACGCTGGCACCTGGTATGGCCTGGGCTCTTAAAGGTTACTTAAGGCCCGGGTCCTGATTGATGCGCGGTATCTCGCCCTACCGGCCCCGTCTGTGCGGGGCGCCTATTGTAACCGTTGTCCGGCACTAATTGCACAGGTACACTGGCCGGCCTTTAAAAAGCGTCAATTATTGCGATGAAACGGCCCAATACCGACGATTACCGCCGTCTGTTCATTGAGGACTTACCCTTGATGGATGTGCGCGCGCCGGTGGAATTCAACAAAGGTGCGTTTCCGCAATCCGTCAACATTCCCCTGCTGGACGATGAGCAACGCGCCGCCGTGGGCACCCGCTACAAAGAGCAGGGCCAGGATGCGGCCATCGAGCTCGGTTGGCAGTTGGCCACGCCAGAGATCAAGGCCCAGCGCCAACGGGATTGGCTGGCCCACGCCAGCCAGCACCCCACCGGCTACCTGTATTGTTTCCGTGGCGGCTTGCGCTCGCGCCTGTCGCAGCAGCTGCTGCGCGAAGCGGGACTCGACTACCCTTTGGTCACCGGTGGCTACAAAGCCCTGCGCCGGTTTCTGATCGATGCGCTGGAAGCCAACAGCCAGACGGCGCCACTGGTGCTGGTGAGCGGCCGCACTGGCTCGGGCAAAACCCTGTTACTGCCCAAACTCCCGCGCACGCTTGATCTGGAGGCCATGGCCAACCACCGGGGCAGCGCCTTCGGACGCCAGCTGGCACCACAACCGACGCAAATCGATTTTGAAAACCGGCTCAGCATCGGCTTGCTGAAGGCCATGCACCAATCTGCCAGCGCGCCCTTGTTTGTGGAAGACGAGGGCAAACTGATTGGCCGGGTGTCCATGCCCATCTGCTTCAAAACCCGGATGGAAAATTCGCCGCTGGCGGTATTGGAAACGCCCATGGACGAGCGGGTGGAGATAGCGCTGGCGGATTACGTTACCGAGGCCTTCCCGCAGTATCTGGCGCACTTTCCGGATTCACGCGGCGATGCCGAACAGGCCTTCCGCAAACAGATACTGGACAATTTGTCGCGCATCCGTAAACGTCTGGGCGGTGAAAAATACCAATTTTTATCCACCCAATTTGAGCAGGCGTTAACGCGGTTTTTTGCCACCGGCGTGGCTGACGATTTCCGTCCGGGCATCGAATTGTTGCTCACCGAATACTACGACCCCATGTACGATTTCCAGAAAGGATTGCGCAAGGGGCGTGAAATTTTCCGCGGTGATAAAGCGGCCTACATCGAGTGGGCCGCGTCACTGGAAACCTTCCCATCATGAACCATTACTGGAGAATCTACCGTGCGGTTATTGACTGCTTTAGCAGCGCTGCTCGTTTCTCTTGGCGTTGGTGCCGCAAGCACCGGCAATGCCTCGGAAGCACAGCCTGAATTTACCTTCACAGCCATCCCCGACCAGAATGAGGCCGCCCTGCGCGAGCGCTTTGGCGCCATGGCCGATTACCTGAGCGGCGCGCTTGGCCTTAAAGTGCACTATGTGCCGGTTAAAAGTTACCCGGCTGCCATCACCGCCTTCCGCAACAATCAGGTGCAACTGGCCTGGTTTGGCGGCTTGTCCGGTGTGCAGGCGCGTGCACTGGTGCCCGGTTCACAGGCGCTGGCACAAGGCTACGAAGACCAGTTTTTCAAAACCTATTTCATTGCCCACAAAAGTGCCGGCATCGCACCCGCTGAGCAACTGACCGACGCCCTCAAAGGCAAGACGTTTACCTTTGGCTCCAAAGGCTCCACCTCTGGCCGGTTAATGCCGGAGTTTTATGTGCGCGAGCAATTTGCCGCGGCACCCGAGCAGGTGTTTTCCCGCGTGGGATTTTCCGGTGATCATTCGCGCACCCTTGCGCTGGTGGCGAGCGGCGCCTATCAGGTGGGCGCGCTGAATTATTCCGTGTGGGATCAGGCGGTAGCCAACGGCGAGGTGAATACCGACGACGTACAAGTGATCTGGACCACCCCCACCTACCCGGACTACCAGTGGAGTGCACGCGGCGATCTGGACGCAGTATACGGCGAGGGCTTCACCCAGAAACTGCGCGCCGCCTTGTTGAACATGAACGACGCGGCATTGCTGAAAAGTTTTGCCCGCACGCGCTTTGTGCCGGCCAGCAATGATTTCTACCAGCCTATTGAAGACACGGCCAAGGCCATTGGCCTGATGAACGACTGGTAACACCGGTGCTGCATTTTCAGGCCGCGCGCCTGGGCTTTGGCGACCAGACGGTGCTGGCGGATATCGATCTCTGCATCCGGCCCGGCGATCGTATTGCACTGCTGGGCAAAAGCGGCGCAGGCAAATCCACCCTGCTGGCCGCCGTGCGCCAGGCACAGGAATCCCAGTGCGCCTGGTGCCCGCAGGCGCCGGCACTGGTGCCGGGCCTGAGCACTTACCAGAATGTGTTTACCGGCGGGCTGCAACGCCATAACGCCCTGTACAACGCCATCAATCTGATCCGCCCCTGGCCCGACCGGCTGGCAGAAATCAGTGCGCTGAGTAAGCCGCTGGGCATCGATACCCTGTTGCATGCGCCCGCCGGCGAACTCTCCGGCGGTCAGCAACAACGGGTGAGCCTGGCGCGCGCGGCCTGGCAACAGAAACCCTGGTTGCTGGCAGACGAGCCGGTATCTGCCCTGGATGAACAACAGGCCGAGGCCGCCCTTGGCTGGCTGCTCGAACGCCATCGGGGTGGCCTTGTGGCGTTGCACCATGTGGCGCTGGCGCAACGCCTGTGCAACCGGGTGATTGGCCTGCGCGATGGCCGGGTGCTGTTCGACAAGCCCATCCACGCGTTCAGTCCCGCCGATCAGGCCGCCCTGTACCAGTGATCCGGCTACCGCCTCTGACAACCCGCACTGTGAGCCTGTGGCTCGCGTTGACCGCCATGGTCGCGTGGCTGCTGGCCGATACCGATCTTGCCAGCCCCAACCCCTGGCGCGAGCTGACGGCGATGGGGCGCGGACTGTTGATGCCCACCGTTGCCGATTGGGGCCAGTGGTTGTCTGCCATTGGCATGACCCTGGCGTTTGCCCTGCAGGCGATTGCGCTGGCGGCATTGGTGGGATTTGTTCTGGCGCTGGTGTGGCACCGGCGCTGGGTGCGCTGGCTCGCGGCACTGGCGCGCAGCGTACACGAAGTGTTCTGGGCATTGCTGTTCATTCAGGTGCTGGGGCTGAGCACTGGCGCAGGACTTCTGGCCCTGTTCCTGCCCTATGCCGGCACGCTGGCAAAGATCTATGGCGAACAATTGCAGGAGTCGGACCCCCGCCCGGTGCAAGCGCTTACTCTCTCTACGCGCGCCGGTTTATCCTACTTTTTGTATTGCCGTCTGCCCCTTGTGTGGGCGGGCTTTGGCCACTACACCCGCTACCGGTTGGAATGCGCACTGCGCTCGTCGGTGGTGCTGGGGTTTATCGGCCTGCCGACGCTGGGCTACTTTCTGGAAACCGCCCTGCGCGAAGGTGACTACGCCAGCGCCTCGGCACTGCTCTACGCCCTGATCGCACTGGTTTTCAGCCTGAAACTGTGGCTCAACCGCTGGGGCTTTGTGCTGGCACTGTCGCTGTCACTGTGGTGGTTTCCGCCGGCGGTGCACTGGCAGCCGGGCTTGTTGGCACAATTCGCTCAGGATCTGATACCCGCTCCCTTGCGCCTGGACCTGAACGCCGAACAGGCCATGGCTTGGCTCAAGGCCTTGCTCACCCAAGCATTGGACGGCAGCTGGCATACGCTGGTATTGGCACAAGTGGTGGTGGCCGCCACTGGCCTGCTGGCCTTGTTGGCCATGCCACTCAACAGCCCCCAGATGTTGCCGGGCTGGGCGAGGTGGGCCGGCGATGGGCTCCTGATTGTGGTGCGCTCGCTGCCGGAATACCTGCTCAATTTTATTGGCCTGATTTGCCTGGGCCCGTCCATGTTGCCCGCCATGATTGCCATGAGCCTGCACAATGGCGCCATCATTGCCCACCTGTTGGGCCAGCACTCGGGCGAGCTGCCGGAAGCAGCCATGCACTCAGGCGCCACCGACCGCTTTTTTTATCATCTGCTGCCGCGCCTGTACCGCCAGTTTCTGGCGTATTTGCTGTATCGGTGGGAGATCATCGTGCGGGAAACCGCCATGCTGGGCGTGCTGGGTATACCGACCCTGGGGTTTTATATCGATTCCGCCTTCGAGCGGCTGGCGTTTGATGTGGCGCTGCTGTTGATACTGGTGAGCAGCCTGATGACCCTGGGTGCCGATAGCCTGTCGCGCTGGCTCAGATCGCACCTGGCGCTTAAAACAACACCTGAAAGTGAGTAAATCCGGCGATAAAAAACGCTGAACGCCTGCTTTTTGAGCAACATTATTGTTTTTTATACTGACTGCAAAGTCCCTGTTGTGTTTCTGTTCTGGGGTGTTAGTATCAGTTCCAGCCGCTTTTCGCATAAGAAATTCGACCGACTAGACCATACTGGAATAAGACGATCGTACCAGTCAGCGAAGCGGCCCAGAACAATAACGAGCCTAAGTGCCTTACTTACACATAGCTAATTACCAGAGGTTGTCCAGCCAATGTCTCAGCCCCATGTTGCGTTAACCGGGTCAGAGAATAAGGAAGTTCAGTTTGCCAGCCGACAGGAGTCAGTGTTCCCTCATCTCATGCGCTTGTGCATGGATTTCAGCTTGCGCGTCATCGACGACAAGGCGCAGTTTCATTTGCGCGCCAGCCAGGGCAACCCCATTACACCGGCATTCGATTCGCTCGAAGCGTTAGAACGGCACGTGCATGCCAATATGGTGGATATCCTGCACGGTTACCTGTTCCAGACCGAAGACGCGGTTGCCCACTAAGTTTTCTGCCGCAAGCACAGCCTGGCCGCTATAATCGGCGGCCATGATGCCCGCCTCTCCTATTCTCAAAGACCTGGTGCTGCTCGGCGGCGGCCACGCCCACGCCCTGGTGTTGCGCCAATGGGCGATGCAACCCATGCCCGGTGTGCGCCTGACGCTGGTGTCGCCCGAACCCCACACGCCTTATTCCGGCATGCTCCCCGGTCTGATTGCCGGCCAGTACAGTTTTGACCAGACCCACATCGATCTCGATCGCCTGTGCGCATTGACGGGCGCGCGCTTCATCCGCGCCGCCGCCACGGGTATCGATTGCGCGCACAAAACCCTGACCTTTGACGACCGACCGCCGCTGGCGTTTGATCTTTTATCGGTGGATGTGGGCGGGGCGCCCGATCTGGCCATTGCCGGCAGCCAACAGGCGGTGCCGGTAAAACCTATCAGCCGGTTCTACGCACGCTGGCAATCAATGCAGGCATCGCTGGCCGAGCGGCCCCGGCAAACGATCGCCATTGCCG
This region of Simiduia agarivorans SA1 = DSM 21679 genomic DNA includes:
- the ppc gene encoding phosphoenolpyruvate carboxylase; translated protein: MSALRNQVKALGSLLGQTIADHEGQDCLDLIETIRLQSKAIDAGDQAALADLTGKISAADDKTLLTIARAFSQFLNLANIAEQIYTVSDEAKTLIDRPDPFASLRSQFENQRWSAEAFTRAAEKLHMDLVLTAHPTEVTRRTLIHKYRQIFDQLRRGDDVDMTRIQELISQDWMTNSIRRIRPTPVDEASWGLAVIEDSLWEAVPRFLRELDAQSEQITGKPLAPQITPLRMSSWMGGDRDGNPFVTAKLTRQVIAMSRAKAAELYARDLEQLSMELSMMDASDDLWALLPEQHKDSEQPYRELIRPVRKLLAHTREQMDELYRTGSRSDNQPVLESVEQLLTPLYQCYDSLMRCGLTRIARGYLLDTIRRIQCFGVGLIRLDIRQHSERHNDVMAEITRALGVGDYLSWSETERQAFLRAELDNPRPLLPIHFAPSAEVQEVLDTVQVIAETPAEMMAIYIISMASQPSDVLLVELLQKACGVKKPLPVAPLFETLDDLDNAEGVMRDLMAMPGYKARAKGRQYVMIGYSDSAKDAGVLAASWAQYRAQDALIKLHTAEGMDLTLFHGRGGTIGRGGGPAHAAILSQPPGSVNGGLRVTEQGETIRYKFGLPKLAVRSLSLYASAILEALLAPPPEPKAEWRALLDSMADTACKTYRYYIREEPDFVRYFRQATPEQELGQLPLGSRPAKRKAEGGIESLRAIPWIFAWSQNRLVLPSWLGFGTALKQAVDNGSADLLKDMQANWPFMRSRLAMMEMVYSKSDSHIASLYDARLVDDSLKGLGQALRNQLSEDTATLLNFLGQQALLENDAWGAQSLDVREIYLVPLHLLQIELLARVRAKQDVDQVSDCNRALMVAMAGIAAGMRNTG
- a CDS encoding cation diffusion facilitator family transporter; its protein translation is MPTSTDKKKRVRKEQIALRLSLGGVVFFVALALGFAVYTNSDAILFDGIYSLVSFATGLLTIKVAKLAERPDDEQFHFGYTTLEPTLNLFKSLITIVVCIYAATEALRRLLDGGNETVYGWAVVYGVLATGGCFIVALLLRRFGRDARSDLVNVESKAWFVDGMLSGSVLLGFIIAYALSVSAYAHWAPLVDPLLLILIIALALPIPGKVFLNSLREIIVMAPPETVVDEIGERLIPTLSHIPHELIEYRVNKRGRNTYLLVHVLVTDAFDQVSISEMDKVRRHSMKIMKAWNPEIVMDILFVRDKSLIY
- a CDS encoding DMT family transporter is translated as MPATRVWLLTAIAMLAFAANSLLCRMALAQGHIDPASFTALRLIAGAVMLALLVSVSAKPRAPVFVQGSWRGAFALFIYAAGFSFAYVELNTATGALILFAAVQLCMIAFGLWQGERFSALQWAGLVCALAGLAYLLVPNATRPDLWSALLMAAAGVAWAVYSLLGKQSRGALFFTAGNFVKSLVFAAPLLWAFNDLFYVNAKGVALAIASGALASGMGYALWYALLPHLKAMTAASVQLSVPVLAALMGVVVLSEPLSLSLVLASIAVLAGVGLVICRSPR
- the mnmH gene encoding tRNA 2-selenouridine(34) synthase MnmH, with product MKRPNTDDYRRLFIEDLPLMDVRAPVEFNKGAFPQSVNIPLLDDEQRAAVGTRYKEQGQDAAIELGWQLATPEIKAQRQRDWLAHASQHPTGYLYCFRGGLRSRLSQQLLREAGLDYPLVTGGYKALRRFLIDALEANSQTAPLVLVSGRTGSGKTLLLPKLPRTLDLEAMANHRGSAFGRQLAPQPTQIDFENRLSIGLLKAMHQSASAPLFVEDEGKLIGRVSMPICFKTRMENSPLAVLETPMDERVEIALADYVTEAFPQYLAHFPDSRGDAEQAFRKQILDNLSRIRKRLGGEKYQFLSTQFEQALTRFFATGVADDFRPGIELLLTEYYDPMYDFQKGLRKGREIFRGDKAAYIEWAASLETFPS
- a CDS encoding I78 family peptidase inhibitor, with translation MTLTKPQDLSTEAIATLIGKNARVYTTGDMLTQDFVPNRVNIELSDTREIVRVWLG
- the gss gene encoding bifunctional glutathionylspermidine amidase/synthase, whose product is MAHQLKFPPEPFGTLLGYAPGKVAIYSSHYPSANKAEYPDRQSYRSTLDGHPMGYKWQCVEFARRWLYQNYGYVFDDVPMAYDIFQLHHVTRLADDTLLPLRAFANGSLRAPEVGCLLIWAEGGEFEVTGHVAIITDIGPDFVRIAEQNVEHAKLPEGQHWNRQLRLERKPNGRFQIHEQFSNTRILGWMIQTQDDTHAQPPTKRDYSLFRLNSRVTNQLGQHTRPWLDEANKIDAAFIKAMGGHRLCESDSDAEHYRYFRMSETAEAELVRATNELHLMFMHATQAVLNDDKLLARFNIPKALWPRLRKSWENRRGQTVTGRFDFCMSDKGLKVYEYNADSASCHTEAGRIQGQWAKAFGVQEGTDPGAALAERITHAWKNSGAHGLLHIMQDNDAEESYHAQFIKAAAEAAGLQCKVIKGVSSLRWNSEGRITDAEGQVIEFVWKTWAWETALDQIRAECEDDDAHPNLRHAKDEHSHPRLVDVLLTPEVIVFEPFWTLIPSNKAILPILWQIFPNHPYLLNAQFQLTKDLSKQGYVSKPIAGRCGYNISLVDKNDQVLNETDGRFDEQDQIYQALWKLPEIDGYRVQLCTFTARGKYAGSCVRVDKSLIITTGSDLLPLRTVEDEKL